In Trichoderma atroviride chromosome 2, complete sequence, one DNA window encodes the following:
- a CDS encoding uncharacterized protein (EggNog:ENOG41) encodes MAGNEVDIDNASAPDEGWLTESDLDDLSADGEHVLAGIPPPLPLLPVPGNISQPGDELCHDCSLLRLKRDRFIVWPKDPDYGKYERPDAKLIELGNVKDLRRRKNCPFCRLVLLAMGGDRVPNIASDGSPVEAQMSWATTGTSDRNMPWNRRSEIRILQIHGRTGFGGFLDIEEMNLFPDISLLANDFPSEAPAKAQRFLPRPMQPECIDFNVVRRWLAICESNHSKVCGNRANMKQMGWTDPAGVIPDLRFVDVEDRCLVRASGNPRYAALSYVWGREPFFCMTSENLAVLKKPGAFDQEEIWSRIPATIQDAMTVAREIGIRYLWVDSLCVYQDLIDMDNMTGEEEAIMAGKMGAIRIMDYVYGAAYIVICAAGSRSAHSGITGVRPGTRESKQPIEEIAPGFRLAYRQKPQDGIESFPYYKRGWTYQERHFATRLLTFAYGQVSLQCSSDISFQEDTWDDESVISSKRPPSFAGEGNDIGDGVEGPIQTYSEMQLTKQSDIYNAFAGVARQIRMQLNCDICHGLPVKYFDWLLLWQPFPFKDEPTRREEAPSWSWSGWQGGVFPRMWSWYTRDMKAIRKALKRRTWIVWYHRHGPHSTRCSLVHKHGRGPADSQRNFYGGSIRKRFPFDCSQTEPTRRILTEFEPKEYYFDVISTRPYSGYLQFWTVSAVFEIAETKTPWPEEGSPPAGKQLGIIGKSGDELGLIVVPTAWLKENAAPCKREFLLICEARDVRAAGGKDMDADDHEWRYRVMLLEPKARGEYYERVAIGSIGRGDEMDSFGEGPCWKEIILG; translated from the exons atggcggGCAACGAAGTCGATATCGATAATGCTTCGGCCCCGGACGAAGGCTGGCTGACCGAGAGCGACTTGGACGACCTCTCAGCCGATGGTGAGCATGTGCTCGCCGGAATCCCACCGCCCCTTCCCCTGCTCCCCGTCCCGGGGAATATTTCGCAACCCGGGGATGAGCTCTGCCATGACTGCTCTCTCCTCAGGTTGAAGAGGGATCGCTTCATCGTATGGCCCAAAGATCCAGATTACGGTAAATATGAGCGGCCTGATGCGAAGCTCATCGAGCTGGGCAACGTCAAAGACTTGAGACGACGCAAAAACTGCCCCTTTTGCAgactggtgctgctggctaTGGGCGGAGATCGGGTGCCAAACATTGCCAGCGATGGATCACCAGTTGAAGCTCAGATGAGTTGGGCTACCACCGGTACGAGCGACCGGAACATGCCGTGGAATCGCCGCAGCGAAATTCGTATTCTGCAGATACACGGACGCACTGGCTTCGGGGGGTTCCTCGACATCGAAGAGATGAATCTTTTCCCCGACATATCGCTCCTTGCAAACGATTTCCCCAGCGAGGCTCCAGCCAAGGCACAGCGCTTCCTCCCTCGGCCGATGCAACCCGAATGTATTGACTTTAACGTTGtgcggcgctggctggcCATTTGCGAATCCAATCACTCCAAGGTCTGCGGAAACCGTGCGAATATGAAGCAGATGGGATGGACTGATCCTGCGGGAGTAATTCCGGACCTCCGCTTCGTTGACGTTGAGGACCGCTGCCTCGTCCGTGCTAGCGGCAATCCTCGCTATGCCGCGCTTAGCTACGTCTGGGGGAGGGAGCCGTTCTTTTGTATGACATCCGAAAATCTCGCCGTCCTCAAGAAGCCGGGTGCGTTCGACCAGGAGGAGATATGGAGTCGGATCCCTGCCACGATACAGGATGCCATGACGGTGGCACGGGAGATTGGCATTCGCTATCTCTGGGTGGATAGCCTTTGCGTATACCAGGATCTGATTGACATGGACAATATGActggcgaggaagaggccaTTATGGCGGGTAAGATGGGGGCTATTCGCATCATGGACTATGTGTATGGTGCCGCATACATCGTCATCTGTGCCGCAGGCAGTCGAAGCGCCCACTCGGGCATCACGGGGGTTCGGCCTGGCACCCGAGAGTCCAAGCAGCCGATAGAGGAGATTGCGCCGGGGTTTCGACTTGCTTATCGCCAGAAGCCACAAGATGGCATAGAGAGCTTTCCCTATTACAAGAGAGGATGGAC ATATCAGGAAAGACATTTCGCCACGAGACTGCTTACCTTTGCTTATGGCCAAGTCTCACTTCAATGTTCGTCCGACATCTCGTTCCAGGAAGACACGTGGGACGATGAGTCGGTGATTTCTTCGAAACGGCCACCAAGTTTCGCCGGAGAGGGCAACGATATCGGCGATGGGGTAGAAGGCCCGATACAAACCTACTCGGAGATGCAGCTGACAAAACAGTCCGACATCTACAACGCCTTTGCCGGTGTTGCTCGTCAGATTCGCATGCAATTGAATTGCGACATATGCCATGGCCTCCCAGTCAAATACTTTGACTGGCTCCTCTTATGGCAGCCGTTTCCGTTCAAGGACGAGCCAACTCGCCGCGAAGAAGCCCCCAGCTGGTCATGGTCAGGCTGGCAGGGCGGCGTATTTCCTCGTATGTGGAGCTGGTATACGCGTGATATGAAAGCCATCCGCAAGGCCCTAAAACGTCGAACCTGGATCGTCTGGTATCATAGACACGGGCCTCATAGCACGCGCTGCAGCCTTGTACACAAACATGGGCGAGGCCCAGCAGACAGCCAGCGAAACTTCTATGGCGGGTCCATTCGAAAGCGATTTCCCTTTGATTGCTCGCAGACAGAGCCGACTCGGCGAATTTTGACCGAGTTTGAGCCAAAGGAATACTACTTTGATGTCATTAGCACTCGGCCATACTCTGGCTACCTGCAATTCTGGACGGTTTCAGCCGTGTTTGAGATTGCTGAGACCAAAACACCATGGCCAGAGGAAGGAAGCCCGCCGGCAGGGAAGCAGCTTGGCATCATTGGCAAGTCAGGAGACGAGCTCGGCTTAATCGTGGTACCTACGGCATGGCTTAAAGAGAATGCAGCGCCATGTAAGCGGGAATTCTTGTTAATATGCGAGGCCAGAGATGTGAGAGCAGCGGGTGGCAAGGATATGGACGCAGACGATCATGAATGGCGGTACCGGGTGATGCTACTAGAGCCAAAGGCAAGGGGAGAGTATTACGAACGAGTGGCGATTGGGTCTATTGGAAGAGGCGACGAGATGGATTCTTTTGGCGAGGGACCATGTTGGAAAGAGATTATCCTGGGGTGA
- a CDS encoding uncharacterized protein (TransMembrane:1 (o79-98i)), which yields MAARVLGHAIHRRHNHQLRSESPAKGCHCAGLVSSLAGAAAQRLSEILAVLIEDRRGSWSCQSGVGAALLCSMASMARFIFGSGQVFAISCGVQLAYVRRAREHRQASLLAVTTIGSSEWGFRASLALGSDLPALP from the exons ATGGCTGCGAGAGTGCTGGGACATGCCATCCACCGCCGTCACAATCATCAGCTGAGGTCAGAGAGTCCAGCCAAGGGTTGCCATTGCGCCGGTCTCGTATCATCcctggctggtgctgctgctcagcgGCTGTCGGAGATTCTGGCGGTGCTCATCGAGGATCGTCGCGGCTCCTGGAGCTGCCAGTCGGGAGTCGGAGCCGCGCTGTTGTGCTccatggcgtcgatggcGAGATTCATCTTCGGCTCCGGCCAGGTGTTCGCAATTAGCTGCGGCGTGCAATTGGCTTATGTCAGGCGCGCTAGGGAGCAC CGGCAGGCCTCTCTTCTGGCTGTCACCACCATCGGGTCGTCGGAGTGGGGCTTCAGAGCCTCCCTGGCTCTTGGCAGCGACCTGCCAGCGCTCCCATAG